From Oryctolagus cuniculus chromosome 17, mOryCun1.1, whole genome shotgun sequence, a single genomic window includes:
- the SP6 gene encoding transcription factor Sp6: MLTAVCGSLGSQHTDAPHASPPRLDLQPLQTYQGHTSPEAGDYPSPLQPAELQSLPLGPEVDFSQGYELPGASSRVTCEDLESDSPLAPGPFSKLLQPDMSHHYESWFRPTHPGTEDGSWWDLHPGTSWMDLPHTQGALTSPGHPGALQAGLGGYVGDHQLCAPPPHPHPHHLLPAAGGQHLLGPPDGAKALEAAAPESQGLDSSLDGATRPKGSRRSVPRSSGQTVCRCPNCLEAERLGAPCGPDGGKKKHLHNCHIPGCGKAYAKTSHLKAHLRWHSGDRPFVCNWLFCGKRFTRSDELQRHLQTHTGTKKFPCAVCSRVFMRSDHLAKHMKTHEGAKEEAAGAAQGEGKAGGAVEPPGGKGKREAEGSAPPSN; the protein is encoded by the coding sequence ATGCTAACCGCTGTCTGCGGCTCTCTGGGCAGCCAGCACACGGACGCGCCTCACGCCTCGCCGCCGCGCCTCGACCTGCAGCCTCTCCAAACATACCAGGGTCACACGAGCCCGGAGGCCGGGGACTACCCATCCCCGCTGCAGCCTGCCGAGCTGCAGAGCCTCCCGCTGGGCCCGGAGGTGGACTTCTCACAGGGCTATGAGCTGCCGGGGGCCTCCTCGCGGGTGACCTGCGAGGACCTGGAAAGCGACAGTCCCTTGGCCCCGGGACCCTTTTCCAAGCTCCTGCAGCCGGACATGTCCCACCATTACGAATCGTGGTTCCGGCCGACTCACCCAGGCACGGAGGATGGCTCCTGGTGGGACCTTCATCCGGGCACCAGCTGGATGGACCTCCCCCACACTCAGGGCGCGCTAACTTCACCTGGCCACCCGGGGGCGCTGCAGGCCGGCTTGGGGGGCTACGTCGGCGACCACCAGCTCTGCGCCCCGCCGCCTCACCCGCACCCGCACCACCTCCTCCCAGCCGCCGGAGGGCAGCACCTCCTGGGGCCACCCGACGGGGCTAAGGCCTTGGAAGCGGCTGCCCCGGAGTCCCAAGGGCTGGATTCCAGTCTGGACGGGGCGACCCGGCCTAAAGGTTCCCGGCGGTCGGTGCCACGCAGCTCAGGCCAGACCGTGTGTCGCTGCCCCAACTGTCTGGAGGCGGAGCGACTGGGGGCACCGTGCGGGCCCGACGGGGGCAAGAAGAAGCATTTGCACAATTGCCACATCCCGGGCTGCGGGAAGGCCTATGCCAAGACGTCGCACCTGAAGGCGCACCTGCGCTGGCACAGTGGCGACCGCCCCTTCGTGTGCAACTGGCTCTTCTGCGGCAAGCGGTTCACGCGCTCCGACGAGCTGCAGCGCCACCTCCAGACCCACACGGGCACCAAGAAGTTCCCCTGCGCGGTCTGCAGCCGCGTCTTCATGCGCAGCGACCACCTGGCCAAGCACATGAAGACCCACGAGGGCGCCAAGGAGGAGGCGGCCGGCGCGGCGCAGGGCGAAGGCAAGGCCGGCGGCGCGGTGGAGCCCCCCGGGGGCAAAGGCAAGCGGGAGGCCGAGGGCAGCGCGCCTCCCTCCAACTGA